The following proteins are co-located in the Camelina sativa cultivar DH55 chromosome 12, Cs, whole genome shotgun sequence genome:
- the LOC104729355 gene encoding uncharacterized protein LOC104729355 produces the protein MMKRPIPSSWPWWLLRGGRKEKEPEALKFPSPPTRAANISKRKDLQVESFGSSGSESVALALAGDGPEWSVGWTEPHGPDFQSDDGGFLVLVPCYRALVEASSNNNNQLLSAVKNLPSGLPPDGKNYMEQWLSSLQNL, from the exons ATGATGAAGAGACCGATCCCTAGTAGTTGGCCATGGTGGTTATTAAGAGGAggtagaaaagagaaagaacctGAAGCTCTTAAGTTTCCTTCTCCTCCTACTCGAGCTGCTAATATTAGTAAAAGAAAGGATCTTCAAGTTGAGAGCTTTGGTTCTTCTGGCTCTGAATCTGTTGCTCTTGCTCTTGCTGGTGATGGACCTGAATGGTCTGTTGGTTGGACTGAGCCTCATGGACCTGATTTCCAAAGTGATGATGGTGGCTTCTTAGTCCTGGTTCCTTGTTACAGAGCTCTTGTCGAAGCctctagtaataataataaccagCTCCTCAGTGCTGTCAAGAATCTCCCCAGCGGTTTGCCTCCTG ATGGGAAGAATTACATGGAGCAATGGCTTTCATCTCTGCAGAACCTTTGA
- the LOC104729357 gene encoding nucleobase-ascorbate transporter 11-like produces the protein MESGSGLDPGTGNNKGKGSGGERKFGAFLKRVEPFLPRKDLNPRDLRSWAKKSGFVSDYSGETSTSTTKFGESSDFFGLRKGTRDQNQTLPGKTEVDPILGRNRPEIEHITGSAPGFESGSREEEEERRLNRNEATSETESEGGKLNKDLEKGFYYPGGGELSEDGQWPKPILIKFGLRDNPGFVPLIYYGLQHYLSLVGSLVFIPLVIVPAMDGSDKDTAAVISTMLLLTGLTTILHSYFGTRLPLVQGSSFVYLAPVLVVINSEEFRNLTENKFRDTMRELQGAIIVGSLFQCILGFSGLMSLLLRFINPVVVAPTVAAVGLAFFSYGFPQAGTCVEISVPLILLLLIFTLYLRGVSLFGHRLFRIYAVPLSALIVWTYAFFLTIGGAYDYRGCNADIPSSNILINECKKHAYTMKHCRTDASNAWRTASWLRIPYPFQWGFPNFHMRTSIIMIFVSLVASVDSVGTYHSASMLVNAKRPTRGIVSRGIALEGFCSLLAGIWGSGTGSTTLTENIHTINITKVASRRALMIGAMFLIVLSFLGKIGAILASIPQALAASVLCFIWALTVALGLSNLRYTQTASFRNITIVGVSLFLGLSIPAYFQQYQPLSSLILPSYYLPFGAASSGQFQTGIEQLDFAMNAVLSMNMVVTFLVAFVLDNTVPGNKEERGVYVWTRVEDMKMDPEMQADYSLPRKFVQIFGCRCC, from the exons ATGGAGTCCGGGTCGGGTTTGGATCCGGGTACTGGTAACAACAAGGGTAAAGGAAGTGGTGGCGAGAGAAAGTTCGGAGCTTTCTTGAAGAGAGTAGAACCTTTTTTACCTAGAAAAGATTTGAATCCGAGAGACTTAAGATCTTGGGCCAAAAAATCTGGTTTTGTCTCCGATTACTCCGGTGAAACCAGCACGAGTACTACCAAGTTTGGTGAAAGctctgatttttttggtttgcgaAAAGGTACAAGagatcaaaatcaaacactCCCTGGTAAAACCGAGGTCGACCCGATTTTGGGACGAAATAGACCCGAAATCGAACACATAACCGGATCTGCACCCGGTTTTGAGTCCGGGTctagagaggaggaagaagagaggagactGAACCGGAATGAGGCAACATCGGAGACGGAGAGTGAAGGCGGGAAACTCAATAAGGATTTGGAAAAGGGGTTTTATTATCCAGGCGGTGGAGAATTATCAGAAGATGGACAATGGCCTAAACCCATTCTGATCAAGTTTGGTCTTAGAGACAATCCtggatttg TTCCACTTATCTACTACGGTCTGCAACACTATCTCTCACTTGTTGGTTCACTTGTGTTTATTCCTCTGGTCATTGTACCAGCCATGGATGGTTCTGat AAAGATACTGCAGCAGTGATTTCAACAATGCTGCTTCTCACTGGACTTACAACTATACTTCACTCTTATTTCGGTACTCGGCTTCCGTTGGTTCAAGGAAGCTCCTTTGTTTACTTGGCCCCGGTTTTAGTTGTCATTAACTCTGAGGAGTTTAGGAACCTCACCGAGAAT AAATTTCGGGACACAATGAGAGAACTACAGGGGGCTATAATTGTTGGTTCATTATTCCAATGCATATTGGGATTCAGTGGTCTCATGTCTCTTCTTCTTAG ATTTATTAATCCTGTCGTAGTAGCTCCAACTGTAGCTGCAGTGGGATTAGCATTCTTTAGCTATGGATTTCCACAAGCCGGCACTTGTGTTGAGATCAGCGTTCCATTAATACTTTTgcttctcattttcacattg TATCTCCGTGGAGTTTCACTCTTTGGTCATCGCTTATTCCGGATTTACGCG GTGCCACTGAGTGCTTTGATCGTATGGACATATGCATTCTTTTTAACGATTGGTGGGGCATATGACTACAGAGGCTGCAACGCCGACATACCGAGCTCTAACATATTGATAAATGAGTGTAAGAAGCATGCATATACTATGAAGCATTGCAGAACTGATGCTTCAAATGCTTGGAGAACGGCTTCTTGGCTCAGAATCCCTTATCCATTTCAATGGGGATTCCCAAATTTTCACATGAGAACTTCTATCATAATGATCTTTGTGTCTTTGGTTGCATCAGTGGATTCG GTTGGAACATATCATTCTGCGTCTATGTTAGTGAATGCTAAGCGTCCAACACGGGGAATTGTCAGTAGAGGTATTGCATTAGAAGGTTTCTGCAGTTTATTGGCTGGGATCTGGGGTTCAGGAACCGGTTCAACCACTTTAACTGAAAATATTCATACCATCAACATCACCAAGGTGGCTAGCCGAAGAGCTTTGATGATCGGAGCTATGTTCTTGATAGTGTTGTCATTTTTAG GAAAAATAGGCGCGATTCTTGCTTCAATACCACAGGCTTTGGCTGCTTCAGTATTATGCTTTATATGGGCACTTACAGTGGCTCTAGGTCTATCGAATCTACGGTATACACAAACAGCAAGCTTTAGGAACATAACAATAGTTGGAGTCTCACTGTTTCTTGGGTTATCCATCCCTGCTTACTTCCAGCAGTACCAGCCACTATCCAGTCTAATACTACCAAGCTATTACCTGCCTTTTGGAGCCGCGTCAAGCGGACAATTCCAAACGGGTATCGAGCAA CTTGATTTTGCCATGAACGCAGTGCTATCTATGAATATGGTTGTAACCTTTCTAGTGGCTTTCGTACTGGACAACACTGTACCGGGTAATAAGGAAGAGCGAGGAGTATATGTGTGGACAAGAGTCGAGGACATGAAGATGGACCCTGAGATGCAAGCTGATTACTCATTGCCAAGAAAATTTGTTCAGATTTTTGGTTGCAGATGTTGTTAA
- the LOC104729356 gene encoding probable glycosyltransferase At5g03795, with protein MTIVKPSLFPGGGSSPLCSLKTSLLTVAVLTFVSLFYLSLNSLRTSPPSPVVLTPIHVPQTVKEDKTDNNNDDNDGTAPTTGEDNNYSDVYHSPESFRLNYAEMEKRFKVYIYPDGDPNTFYQTPRKVTGKYASEGYFFQNIRESRFRTLDPEEADLFFIPVSCHKMRGKGTSYENMTVIVQDYVDGLIAKYPYWNRTLGADHFFVTCHDVGVRAFEGSPLLIKNTIRVVCSPSYNVGFIPHKDVALPQVLQPFALPAGGNDVENRTTLGFWAGHRNSKIRVILARVWENDTELDISNNRINRATGHLVYQKRFYRTKFCICPGGSQVNSARITDSIHYGCVPVILSDYYDLPFNDILDWRKFAVVLRERDVYNLKQILKNIPQSEFVSLHNNLVKVQKHFQWNTPPVKFDAFHMIMYELWLRHHVIKY; from the exons ATGACGATCGTTAAACCGTCGTTGTTCCCCGGCGGCGGATCTTCGCCGTTATGTTCACTCAAAACCTCACTCCTCACCGTCGCTGTTCTCACTTTCGTTTCCCTCTTCTACCTCTCCCTCAATTCCTTGCGCACTTCGCCGCCGTCTCCGGTCGTGTTAACGCCGATTCATGTTCCTCAGACCGTGAAGGAAGACAAGACAGATAACAACAACGACGACAACGACGGCACAGCACCGACGACGGGAGAAGATAATAATTATTCCGATGTTTATCACTCGCCGGAGTCTTTCCGATTGAATTACGCCGAGATGGAGAAGAGATTCAAGGTTTATATTTATCCCGACGGAGATCCGAACACGTTTTATCAGACGCCGAGGAAAGTTACCGGTAAATACGCTAGTGAGGGTTACTTCTTCCAGAACATTAGAGAGAGTCGATTTCGAACCCTAGATCCAGAAGAGGCTGATCTCTTCTTCATTCCAGTCTCTTGTCACAAGATGCGAGGCAAA GGAACGTCATATGAAAACATGACTGTGATTGTTCAAGATTATGTTGATGGATTGATAGCTAAGTATCCTTATTGGAATAGAACTTTAGGAGCTGATCACTTCTTTGTTACCTGTCATGATGTTGGTGTGAGAGCTTTCGAGGGATCTCCTCTTCTGATTAAGAATACAATTAGGGTTGTGTGCTCACCGAGCTACAATGTTGGTTTTATTCCTCATAAAGATGTTGCTTTGCCTCAAGTTCTTCAGCCTTTTGCTCTCCCTGCCGGTGGGAATGATGTTGAGAATCG GACAACCCTTGGTTTTTGGGCTGGTCATCGGAATTCCAAGATACGGGTAATACTTGCCCGTGTGTGGGAAAACGACACAGAGCTTGATATTTCAAACAACAGAATTAACAGGGCGACAGGGCATTTAGTGTACCAGAAGAGATTCTACAGGACTAAATTCTGCATATGCCCTGGCGGTTCTCAAGTCAACAGCGCTCGCATAACTGACTCGATCCATTATGGATGTGTACCTG TCATATTATCAGACTACTACGACCTCCCTTTCAACGACATCCTGGATTGGCGAAAATTTGCAGTTGTACTCAGAGAGCGAGATGTTTATAACCTTAAGCAGATCCTAAAGAACATACCTCAGTCTGAGTTTGTTTCGTTACATAACAACTTGGTGAAG GTGCAGAAGCATTTTCAGTGGAATACACCTCCTGTCAAATTTGACGCATTTCACATGATCATGTATGAACTATGGTTACGCCACCATGTCATCAAGTACTGA
- the LOC104729359 gene encoding uncharacterized protein LOC104729359 has translation MASQKKIASLIICFLLLFLLPIAFSEPTRNLDGRSARAPTVQQIKKRHGTREVVVDNGIIRVSFSSPEGLVTGIKYKGIDNVLSPHLRARGYWDLMWQGENIRQGGLDRIEGTKFRIISQTQEQVEISFSRTWKRGDPHIPLNVDKRYIIRANTSGFYTYGIFERLPEWPELDMGLIRLVFKLNPESFHYMVVADNRQREMPTEADRDIDHGHAKALGYKEAVQLTHPHNSKFKNQVDDKYQYTCNIEDNKVHGWISTKSHVGFWIISPSGEYRSGGPIKQELTSHVGPTALTTFISGHYVGADMKTHYVTGESWKKVLGPVFIYVNSDSSSNSPEDSLWEDAKRQTKKEVKAWPYDFVASSDFPTRRERGTVTGRLIVNDRFLTSGGSAYVGLAPPGEAGSWQTNTKGYQFWTKTNETGHFTIDDVRPGTYNLYGWVPGFIGDFLYQNRVDVAAGSEISLDRVVYEPPRNGPTLWEIGVPDRTAREYFVPEPYKNTMNPYLDQTDNFRQYGLWQRYTELYPNHDLVYTIGASNYSQDWFYAHVTRKTGDLTYVPTTWQIVFQLPYVNWRGSYTLQLALASAARANLQVRINNENTWPFFSTGTIGKDNAIARHGIHGLYRLYSISVPGRLLRTGTNTIYLRQAKAIGPFEGLMYDYIRLEEPSRD, from the exons ATGGCTTCGCAGAAGAAGATAGCTTCCCTAATTATTTGTTTCCttctgttgtttcttcttcccatcGCCTTTTCTGAGCCGACAAG GAACTTAGATGGAAGAAGTGCAAGAGCTCCAACAGTGCAGCAGATAAAGAAAAGACATGGGACTCGAGAG GTGGTAGTGGACAATGGGATTATCAGAGTCAGTTTCTCAAGCCCTGAAGGACTTGTAACTGGGATCAAATACAAAGGGATCGACAATGTTCTATCACCACATCTACGAGCTCGAGG GTACTGGGACCTCATGTGGCAAGGAGAAAACATTCGCCAGGGCGGCTTAGATCG AATCGAAGGAACCAAATTTAGAATCATCAGTCAAACCCAAGAACAAGTGGAGATTTCGTTCTCTAGAACATGGAAGCGTGGTGATCCTCATATTCCATTAAACGTAGACAAGAGGTATATCATACGTGCAAATACTTCAGGATTCTACACATATGGAATCTTCGAGAGACTTCCCGAGTGGCCAGAACTCGACATGGGTTTAATTCGACTCGTTTTCAAACTCAACCCAGAGAG CTTTCATTACATGGTGGTGGCTGATAACCGGCAAAGAGAAATGCCAACGGAGGCTGACCGTGACATCGATCATGGCCATGCCAAGGCTCTTGGTTATAAAGAGGCTGTACAATTGACTCATCCTCATAACTCCAAGTTCAAAAACCAG GTCGATGACAAGTACCAATACACATGTAATATCGAAGACAACAAGGTACACGGTTGGATCTCAACCAAGTCCCATGTTGGCTTTTGGATCATCTCACCAAGCGGCGAATATCGCTCCGGTGGACCAATCAAACAAGAGCTCACGTCTCACGTCGGTCCGACGGCCCTCACG ACTTTTATAAGCGGTCATTATGTTGGTGCGGACATGAAGACACATTACGTAACTGGTGAATCGTGGAAAAAGGTCTTGGGTCCTGTTTTCATCTACGTCAACTCTGACTCTAGCAGCAATAGTCCTGAAGATTCATTATGGGAAGATGCCAAACGACag ACCAAAAAAGAAGTCAAAGCCTGGCCGTATGATTTTGTAGCATCCTCTGACTTTCCTACTCGTCGAGAAAGAGGAACCGTCACCGGTCGTCTCATAGTCAACGACAG attcTTGACGTCGGGAGGATCTGCATATGTCGGTTTAGCACCCCCGGGAGAAGCTGGTTCGTGGCAAACAAATACTAAG gGATATCAATTTTGGACAAAGACTAACGAAACAGGTCACTTCACGATAGATGACGTCAGACCGGGAACATACAATCTGTATGGATGGGTTCCTGGTTTTATCGGGGACTTTCTATACCAAAACCGTGTTGACGTAGCTGCAGGGTCAGAGATTAGTCTAGATAGAGTTGTGTACGAGCCACCTAGGAACGGTCCAACGTTATGGGAGATTGGTGTACCAGATCGAACCGCTCGAGAATACTTTGTACCAGAGCCATACAAGAACACAATGAACCCATACCTAGACCAAACTGACAA TTTTAGGCAGTACGGATTGTGGCAACGATACACAGAGTTGTATCCAAATCACGATCTCGTCTACACAATTGGAGCTAGTAACTATAGCCAAGACTGGTTCTACGCTCATGTCACAAG GAAAACCGGTGATTTAACATACGTGCCAACAACATGGCAGATCGTGTTTCAGCTTCCATACGTAAACTGGCGAGGCAGCTACACATTGCAGCTAGCTTTAGCCTCGGCCGCACGGGCTAATTTACAAGTTCGGATCAATAACGAAAACACGTGGCCGTTTTTCTCAACTGGTACTATTGGAAAAGACAATGCTATAGCAAGACATGGAATCCATGGACTCTACAGGCTTTATAGCATCAGTGTCCCTGGAAGGTTGCTAAGAACCGGGACCAACACGATTTATCTTCGACAAGCTAAAGCAATAGGACCATTTGAAGGTCTTATGTATGATTACATTCGTCTAGAAGAGCCTTCTAGAGattag
- the LOC104729358 gene encoding uncharacterized protein LOC104729358: MHCGCAFVSQSVSPRLPFEFKTSVSKLRASSAQFPRTQIQIRNPSDDLLLINSLDKSPENRVALPSHVNYITSTSNPFVKHCLKLRQSSSYRHAHGSVLVVGAIPIREVCSFQENKLGITTEIECLLLHEEAQIPQGLESLSIRTVRVSSLVMKKLSGVQSTESVEAIALMRIPSSFIDLKDDVDIVKDCSKWFPSAHRVLVLDSIQNPGNLGTLIRSAMAFNWDGAFLLPGCCDPFNEKALRASRGASFQLPIVSGNWNHLKLLEREFQMKLLAGHPSTTTQKPKPVSRLNQEFAQSVAEKPLCLILGSEGNGLSEQSRKVCDLVSIPMAGEFESLNVSVAGGIFLFMLQSCSGF; the protein is encoded by the exons ATGCATTGCGGATGTGCTTTCGTTTCACAATCTGTGTCACCGCGTCTCCCATTCGAATTCAAAACCTCAGTTTCAAAGCTTCGAGCTTCATCAGCTCAATTCCCAAGAACACAGATTCAGATAAGAAACCCTTCAgatgatcttcttcttattaacaGTTTAGATAAGTCTCCGGAGAATAGAGTTGCGCTGCCGTCTCATGTGAATTACATTACCAGCACTTCAAACCCTTTTGTCAAACACTGTCTTAAACTCCGCCAAAGCTCCTCTTATCGCCACGCTCATGGCTCTGTTCTTGTCGTCGGAGCTATCCCAATTAG GGAAGTGTGTAGCTTTCAAGAGAATAAGCTAGGTATTACAACTGAAATTGAGTGTCTACTTCTCCACGAGGAAGCTCAGATTCCACAAGGATTAGAGAGTTTAAGTATTCGAACTGTTCGAGTAAGTTCTTTGGTGATGAAGAAACTCTCTGGTGTGCAATCTACTGAATCTGTTGAAGCCATTGCCTTGATGAGAATCCCTAGCAGCTTCATTGATCTTAAAGATGATGTAGACATTGTCAAAGACTGTAGTAAATGGTTCCCTTCTGCTCACCGAGTTCTTGTTCTAGACAGCATACAGAACCCGGGGAACCTTGGCACTTTAATCAGATCAGCTATGGCTTTTAATTGG GATGGTGCATTTCTGCTTCCGGGTTGTTGTGATCCGTTTAATGAGAAAGCACTTAGAGCAAGCCGAGGTGCTTCGTTTCAACTGCCTATAGTTTCAGGCAACTGGAACCACCTTAAGCTTCTAGAGCGTGAGTTCCAGATGAAGCTATTAGCTGGTCATCCATCAACTACtactcaaaaaccaaaacctgtcTCCAGACTTAACCAAGAGTTTGCTCAGTCTGTAGCAGAGAAGCCTTTATGCTTGATTTTAGGTAGTGAAGGGAACGGTTTGTCTGAGCAGTCACGGAAAGTATGCGACCTTGTGAGCATTCCCATGGCAGGTGAATTTGAATCTCTTAACGTTTCTGTTGCTGGTGGCATTTTCTTGTTCATGCTTCAATCTTGTTCCGGTTTTTAA
- the LOC104733096 gene encoding pentatricopeptide repeat-containing protein At4g38010-like — MHLTEKSVLLELIRRCSFLRVFKQIQTQLVTRDLLRDDLFVNKVVTFLGKSSDFATYSCMILHSIRSLLTSFPYNTILSSYAICDNPRVTFLVYRTFVSNGFTPDMFTFPPVFKACGKFSGIREGKQIHGVVTKMGFSDDIYVQNSLVHLYGVCGDSGSACKVFDEMPVRDVVSWTGIITGFTRTGLYKEALDTFSKMDVEANLATYVCALVSSGRVGCLSLGQGIHGLILKRASLISLETGNALIDMYVKCEQLSDAMRVFGELQKKDKVSWNSMISGLVQCKRPNEAIELFSRMQTSSCIKPDGHILTSVLSACAISGAVDYGRWVHEYVVSAGIKWDTHIGTAVVDMYAKCGYIETALEVFKGVRSKNVSTWNALLGGLAIHGHGHESLQYFEEMVTLGYKPNQVTFLAVLNACCHAGLVEEGRRCFHKMKSREYNLSPKLEHYGCLIDLLCRAGLLDEALDIVKAMPVKPDVRICGAILSACKSRGTLMELPKDILDSFLEMKVEDSGVYVLLSNIFAANKRWDDVSRIRRLMKVKGISKVPGSSSIEKFIA, encoded by the coding sequence ATGCATCTAACCGAGAAATCAGTTCTTCTGGAATTGATCAGGCGATGCAGCTTTCTTCGCGTTTTCAAACAGATACAGACTCAATTGGTTACTCGTGATCTTCTTCGCGATGACTTATTCGTCAACAAAGTCGTGACCTTTCTGGGCAAATCCTCCGATTTCGCAACTTACAGCTGTATGATTCTCCACAGTATCCGTTCTCTGTTGACCTCGTTTCCATACAACACGATTTTATCAAGCTACGCGATCTGCGATAACCCACGAGTGACGTTTCTTGTTTACAGAACGTTTGTGAGTAACGGGTTTACACCGGACATGTTCACGTTTCCTCCAGTTTTCAAGGCTTGTGGGAAGTTTTCAGGGATCAGAGAAGGGAAACAGATTCATGGAGTTGTCACGAAGATGGGTTTTTCAGATGATATCTATGTGCAAAACTCGCTTGTTCATTTATATGGAGTTTGCGGAGATTCAGGGAGTGCATGTaaagtgttcgatgaaatgcctgtGAGAGATGTAGTTTCGTGGACTGGTATTATAACTGGTTTCACGAGGACTGGTTTGTATAAAGAAGCTTTGGATACGTTTTCAAAGATGGATGTTGAGGCTAATTTGGCTACGTATGTTTGTGCTTTGGTCTCGAGTGGGCGGgtagggtgtttaagtttaGGGCAAGGAATCCATGGGTTGATTTTAAAAAGGGCGTCTTTGATTAGCTTAGAGACTGGTAATGCTCTTATAGATATGTATGTGAAATGTGAGCAATTGTCTGATGCAATGAGAGTTTTTggtgaattgcaaaagaaagataaagttTCTTGGAATAGTATGATTAGTGGGTTGGTGCAATGCAAAAGGCCTAACGAGGCGATTGAGTTGTTTTCTCGGATGCAAACGTCTTCGTGTATAAAGCCAGATGGGCATATACTTACAAGTGTTCTCTCTGCATGTGCTATCTCAGGAGCTGTGGATTACGGAAGATGGGTTCATGAGTATGTTGTAAGCGCTGGTATTAAATGGGATACACATATTGGAACCGCGGTTGTTGATATGTATGCAAAATGTGGTTACATTGAAACAGCTTTGGAGGTTTTCAAGGGAGTTAGAAGTAAGAATGTGTCTACTTGGAATGCTCTGTTAGGTGGTTTAGCTATCCATGGACATGGACATGAATCCCTTCAATATTTCGAAGAAATGGTTACCCTCGGTTATAAGCCGAACCAGGTAACTTTTCTTGCGGTTTTAAACGCTTGTTGCCACGCTGGTTTAGTCGAAGAAGGTAGAAGATGTTTCCATAAGATGAAAAGCAGAGAATACAATCTATCTCCTAAGCTAGAGCATTATGGATGCTTGATTGATTTACTCTGTAGAGCTGGATTGCTAGATGAAGCACTAGACATCGTTAAAGCAATGCCGGTTAAACCAGATGTGCGTATATGCGGAGCTATTCTTAGTGCTTGTAAGAGTAGAGGGACATTAATGGAGCTTCCTAAAGATATATTGGATAGTTTTTTAGAGATGAAGGTTGAAGATAGTGGTGTGTATGTGCTTCTGTCTAATATTTTTGCTGCTAATAAAAGATGGGATGATGTTTCGAGAATTAGGAGGTTGATGAAGGTAAAAGGTATCTCGAAGGTTCCAGGATCAAGTTCTATAGAGAAGTTCATAGCATAG
- the LOC104729360 gene encoding dof zinc finger protein DOF4.7-like — MMTSAHQSNTSSFKPRRIKTMTKSPRQINNKEPSSPATTQPVLKCPRCDSVNTKFCYYNNYSLSQPRHYCKNCRRYWTRGGALRNVPIGGSTRNKNKPCNLHVISSPPLFSNVTTSSSSRELVRNHPSTTTMMMMSSGGFSGYMFPLDPNYNLASSSSIESLSSFDQDLHLKLQQQRLIASMIHQDSLTVNEKPVLFQNGELIPPSTATTVWGFDRSAVVTSGSHEDNGDGEGNLENWFHNAML, encoded by the coding sequence ATGATGACGTCAGCCCATCAGAGCAACACCTCCAGCTTCAAACCACGGAGGATCAAGACTATGACGAAGTCACCACGTCAGATCAATAACAAAGAGCCGTCTTCTCCGGCGACGACGCAGCCGGTCCTGAAGTGTCCGAGATGTGATTCAGTCAACACCAAATTCTGCTACTACAACAACTACAGCTTGTCTCAGCCACGTCACTACTGCAAGAACTGTCGCCGTTACTGGACACGTGGCGGCGCCCTCCGTAACGTCCCCATTGGTGGCTCAACTcgaaacaagaacaagccttGCAACCTCCACGTCAtatcttctcctcctctgttctCGAACGTGACGACGTCATCGTCTTCTCGCGAGCTAGTAAGAAACCATCCttcgacgacgacgatgatgatgatgagttccGGTGGATTCTCCGGCTACATGTTTCCGTTGGATCCTAACTACAACCTTGCGTCGTCTTCTTCTATCGAGTCTTTGAGTTCTTTTGACCAAGATTTGCACCTGAAGCTTCAACAACAGAGACTCATCGCTTCCATGATTCACCAAGATTCTCTCACGGTTAACGAGAAACCGGTTCTCTTTCAGAACGGAGAGTTGATCCCTCCTTCGACGGCTACGACGGTTTGGGGTTTCGATAGATCCGCCGTGGTTACAAGTGGCAGTCATGAAGATAACGGTGATGGTGAGGGTAATTTGGAAAATTGGTTCCATAATGCTATGCTCTAA
- the LOC104729361 gene encoding cinnamyl alcohol dehydrogenase 8-like yields MGKVLEKEAFGLAAKDNSGVLSPFSFSRRETGEKDVRFKVLFCGICHSDLHMVKNEWGSSIYPVVPGHEIVGVVTEVGAKVTKFKTGDNVGVGCLVGSCGSCDNCTEGMENYCPKLIQTYGFKYYDDTITCGGYSDHMVCDEGFVIRIPDNLPMDAAAPLLCAGITVYSPMKYHGLDKPGMHIGVVGLGGLGHVGVKFSKAMGCKVTVISTSEGKRDEAINRLGADTFLVSRDPKQVKDAMGTMDGIIDTVSATHPLLPLLGLLKQKGILVMVGAPVKPLELPVLPLIFERKMIVGSLIGGIKETQEMMDMAAKHNITADIELISADYVNTAMERLEKADVRYRFVIDVANTLKPSPNL; encoded by the exons ATGGGAAAAGTTCTTGAGAAAGAAGCGTTCGGATTGGCCGCGAAAGACAATTCCGGAGTTCTCTCGCCTTTTAGTTTCTCTAGAag GGAAACAGGAGAAAAAGATGTAAGATTCAAAGTGTTATTCTGTGGAATTTGTCACTCTGATTTGCATATGGTCAAGAACGAGTGGGGATCGTCTATATATCCTGTTGTCCCTGG GCATGAGATCGTGGGCGTGGTGACTGAAGTCGGAGCCAAAGTGACTAAATTCAAAACCGGAGACAACGTGGGAGTTGGATGCTTGGTCGGCTCGTGCGGGTCATGTGACAACTGCACCGAAGGCATGGAAAACTACTGTCCAAAATTGATCCAAACGTACGGATTCAAGTACTATGACGACACCATAACATGCGGTGGTTACTCCGACCACATGGTTTGCGACGAAGGTTTCGTCATCCGTATTCCCGACAATCTTCCTATGGACGCTGCCGCGCCGCTCCTATGCGCCGGGATCACGGTCTATTCCCCAATGAAGTATCATGGGCTCGACAAACCCGGTATGCACATCGGTGTGGTAGGATTAGGCGGTTTAGGTCATGTAGGAGTGAAATTTTCCAAGGCTATGGGTTGTAAAGTAACAGTTATCAGTACTTCGGAGGGTAAGAGAGACGAGGCTATTAATCGGCTTGGTGCCGATACCTTCTTGGTGAGCCGTGACCCGAAGCAGGTCAAGGATGCAATGGGTACTATGGACGGTATAATTGATACTGTATCTGCGACTCATCCGCTTCTTCCATTGCTCGGTTTGCTGAAGCAAAAGGGAATACTTGTTATGGTTGGTGCACCGGTGAAGCCACTCGAGCTACCTGTCTTGCCTCTCATCTTTG AGAGGAAGATGATAGTTGGAAGTTTGATAGGAGGGATAAAAGAGACTCAGGAGATGATGGATATGGCCGCGAAACACAACATCACGGCGGATATTGAGCTTATCTCTGCGGATTATGTCAACACCGCCATGGAGCGGCTTGAGAAGGCCGACGTTAGGTACCGATTCGTGATTGATGTTGCCAACACTTTGAAGCCTTCTCCTAATTTATAA